One genomic segment of Musa acuminata AAA Group cultivar baxijiao chromosome BXJ3-3, Cavendish_Baxijiao_AAA, whole genome shotgun sequence includes these proteins:
- the LOC135632430 gene encoding glycine cleavage system H protein 2, mitochondrial-like, translating into MASRLLWARGAASYLRISTFHRGFSTVIKDLKYADTHEWVKVDGSSATVGITDHAQDHLGDVVYVELPEVGASVVQGKNFGAVESVKATSDVNSPVSGEVVEVNTELSGSPGLVNARPYENGWIIKVKMSDTGELNSLMDSEGYSKFCEEEDAKH; encoded by the exons ATGGCGTCCAGGTTGTTGTGGGCTCGCGGAGCCGCCTCCTACCTGAGGATCTCTACCTTCCATAGGGGATTCTCCACTG TTATTAAGGATCTGAAATATGCTGATACACACGAGTGGGTTAAAGTTGATGGCTCTTCTGCAACAGTAGGAATCACTGACCATGCTCAG GATCACTTAGGTGATGTTGTATATGTTGAATTGCCAGAAGTTGGTGCCTCTGTTGTGCAGGGAAAGAACTTTGGTGCAGTTGAGAGTGTCAAGGCAACCAGTGATGTCAATTCTCCTGTTTCCGGGGAAGTGGTTGAAGTCAACACTGAACTAAGTGGTTCACCAGGATTG GTCAATGCGAGGCCATACGAGAATGGCTGGATTATAAAGGTCAAAATGAGTGATACAGGTGAGTTGAATTCATTGATGGACTCCGAGGGATACTCCAAATTCTGTGAGGAAGAAGATGCCAAGCATTGA